Below is a genomic region from Gadus morhua chromosome 4, gadMor3.0, whole genome shotgun sequence.
CTTGTTGGTCTCCTGGGGCAGGTGGGTGCCCccgcccagctcctcctcctcctccagccggaAGCTGACGGGGAGGTTCTTGGTGCCGCCGGGGGGCTTGGAGTGCAGCGTGCTCCCGGTGGTGCTCAGGTTGATGGTGGAGGCCGGGCCCGGCAGCGCCACCCcgactcctcctccgcctccgactccgcccacgcccacgcccacgccgACGGACACGGCGCTGCCTACGCCcacaacgccgccgccgccagctgCAGCACCACCAACGCCGCCgctaatgctgctgctgctgccgccggacGTCAGGGCGGGTCGCGAAGGCAGATCGCGGATGGCGGCCGTGTGCACCTCGTGCAGAAGCTCCTGCAGCCACATGCGCCGCTTGAAGTCCTGTAGCGTGCGCCCTTTGTCGTGCATGAGCTGAGCGTGAGTCACTGAGCGCTTCCTGTGAGAGAAAACACAGAAAGGGGGGGTCTAAATGTTAGGGCGTTTAGAGGGAAGAATTCATGTGTCCGATTTTTCTGCTACAATCACTTTTCAAGGCGTTTGATTGAACCGCCGTTTTTGCAACTGTTCAATTGTTGAACGCACAGACGCAGTTCTGTTAACTGGCCAGTAGAGGTCAGTgtaaaacaagcaaaggagtgCGCCGTTTCACACGCTCCCCACACGCTACCTAGGGCAAAGCGGGCGTCGCAATTGAGTTGAAGCACAAAATCAATGCAGGCTTTATGTCttccttttgttgttgttatgacaTCCGACACATGGCGATGTCTTCCTGTTTCGACGATTACAGTAATAGTATCCTGGCGACCGCCCGCAGTCCTCTCGTCTTCCCTACTACCCTGTCACTCCCGGTTGTCGTTGACAACACTGCTCTCATTGTGCACTAGTcccgtttt
It encodes:
- the pthlha gene encoding parathyroid hormone-like hormone a, whose protein sequence is MFCSRRALQQWCFSLFLLCSPVPHYGRPIDALSNRMKRSVTHAQLMHDKGRTLQDFKRRMWLQELLHEVHTAAIRDLPSRPALTSGGSSSSISGGVGGAAAGGGGVVGVGSAVSVGVGVGVGGVGGGGGVGVALPGPASTINLSTTGSTLHSKPPGGTKNLPVSFRLEEEEELGGGTHLPQETNKSQAYKDRGATGKKKKKGRSGKRREGEKRKRRARSLRWLGRDDAGSGYHLGWRPVWGLPRARH